In Mesorhizobium sp. 113-3-3, a genomic segment contains:
- a CDS encoding ASKHA domain-containing protein, which translates to MNSPANITDPLVLFMPSGKRGRFPVGTPVLDAARQLGVYVESVCGGRATCGRCQIEVQEGNFAKHKIVSSNDHISPKGPKEERYERVRGLPERRRLSCSAQILGDLVIDVPQDTVINAQTIRKDADTRVIARDAAIRMCYVEIEEPDMHKPLGDLDRLKIALMKDWGFKNLEFDFYLLPQVQGILRKGNWTATAAIHKDADSDIARVIALWPGLKNEAYGLACDIGSTTIAMHLVSLLSGRVAASSGTSNPQIRFGEDLMSRVSYVMMNPDGREGMTVAVREAISSLVDKVCAEGNVQRNDILDSVFVGNPIMHHLFLGIDPTELGGAPFALAVSGAVRIKASDIGLKLNQGARLYMLPCIAGHVGADAAAVTLSEGPHRQDEMMLIVDVGTNAEIVLGNRTRVVAASSPTGPAFEGAEISGGQRAAPGAIERVRIDPDTLEPKYRVIGSELWSDEPGFLDSVQATGVTGICGSGIIEIVAEMYLAGIISEDGVVDGSLVARSPRVIANGRTFSYVLKEGEPKITITQTDVRAIQLAKAALYAGTKLLMEKQNTEHVDRIHFAGAFGSFIDPKYAMVLGLIPDCDLDKVSAVGNAAGAGARMALLNRGYRREIEETVSQIEKIETALEPKFQEHFVYAMALPNKVDPFPKLSAAVKLPPRKTVSEDGIAGDATPRRRSREGHAARRGRE; encoded by the coding sequence ATGAACTCGCCTGCCAACATCACCGATCCACTCGTGCTGTTCATGCCGTCGGGCAAGCGCGGGCGGTTTCCTGTCGGCACGCCGGTGCTCGATGCCGCGCGCCAGCTCGGCGTCTATGTCGAGAGCGTCTGCGGCGGCCGCGCCACGTGCGGGCGATGCCAGATCGAGGTGCAGGAAGGCAATTTCGCCAAGCACAAGATCGTCTCCTCCAACGACCACATTTCGCCCAAGGGACCCAAGGAAGAGCGCTACGAGCGCGTGCGCGGCCTGCCCGAGCGGCGGCGCCTCTCCTGCTCGGCGCAGATCCTCGGCGATCTCGTCATCGACGTGCCGCAGGATACGGTCATCAATGCGCAGACCATCCGCAAGGATGCCGATACCAGGGTGATCGCCCGCGATGCGGCGATCCGCATGTGCTATGTCGAAATCGAAGAGCCCGACATGCACAAGCCGCTTGGCGACCTCGACCGCCTCAAGATCGCGCTGATGAAGGATTGGGGTTTCAAGAACCTCGAATTCGACTTCTACCTGCTGCCGCAGGTGCAGGGCATATTGCGCAAGGGCAACTGGACCGCCACCGCCGCCATCCACAAGGATGCCGACAGCGACATCGCGCGCGTCATCGCCTTGTGGCCGGGCCTCAAGAACGAGGCCTATGGGCTGGCCTGCGATATCGGCTCGACCACCATCGCCATGCATCTGGTGTCGCTGCTGTCGGGCCGCGTCGCCGCATCGTCCGGCACCTCGAACCCGCAGATCCGCTTCGGCGAGGATCTGATGAGCCGCGTCTCCTATGTGATGATGAATCCTGACGGCCGCGAAGGCATGACGGTGGCCGTCCGCGAGGCAATCTCCAGCCTTGTCGACAAGGTCTGCGCGGAAGGCAATGTCCAGCGCAACGACATCCTGGATTCCGTCTTTGTCGGCAATCCGATCATGCACCATTTGTTCCTCGGCATCGATCCGACCGAACTCGGCGGCGCCCCCTTCGCGCTCGCCGTCTCGGGCGCGGTGCGCATCAAGGCCTCCGACATCGGCCTCAAGCTCAACCAGGGCGCGCGCCTCTATATGCTGCCTTGCATCGCCGGCCATGTCGGTGCCGACGCGGCGGCGGTGACGCTGTCGGAAGGCCCGCATCGCCAGGACGAGATGATGCTGATCGTCGACGTCGGCACCAATGCCGAGATCGTGCTCGGCAATCGCACGCGTGTCGTCGCTGCCTCCTCGCCGACCGGTCCGGCTTTCGAGGGCGCCGAAATCTCCGGCGGCCAGCGTGCCGCGCCCGGCGCCATCGAGCGCGTGCGCATCGACCCCGACACGCTGGAACCCAAATACCGCGTCATCGGCTCGGAACTGTGGTCCGACGAACCCGGCTTCCTCGACAGCGTGCAGGCGACCGGCGTCACCGGCATCTGCGGCTCCGGCATCATCGAGATCGTGGCGGAAATGTATCTTGCCGGCATCATTTCCGAGGACGGCGTCGTCGACGGGTCGCTGGTTGCGCGCTCGCCGCGGGTCATCGCCAATGGCCGCACCTTCTCCTATGTGCTGAAGGAAGGCGAGCCGAAGATCACCATCACCCAGACCGACGTGCGCGCCATCCAGCTCGCCAAGGCAGCCCTCTATGCCGGCACCAAGCTTTTGATGGAAAAGCAGAATACCGAGCATGTCGACCGCATCCATTTCGCCGGCGCCTTCGGCTCCTTCATCGATCCGAAATACGCCATGGTGCTGGGCCTGATCCCCGATTGCGACCTCGACAAGGTCTCGGCCGTCGGCAACGCCGCCGGTGCCGGTGCGCGCATGGCGCTCCTGAACCGCGGCTATCGCCGCGAGATCGAGGAGACGGTGAGCCAGATCGAGAAGATCGAGACCGCGCTGGAACCGAAATTCCAGGAGCATTTCGTCTACGCCATGGCGCTGCCCAACAAGGTCGACCCGTTCCCGAAACTGTCGGCGGCGGTGAAACTGCCGCCGCGCAAGACGGTGAGCGAGGACGGCATCGCCGGCGACGCCACCCCGCGCCGGCGCTCGCGCGAAGGCCACGCGGCACGACGCGGTCGCGAATAG
- a CDS encoding methyltetrahydrofolate cobalamin methyltransferase: MTRTIVASATREIIIGFDQPFCVIGERINPTGRKKLAAEMVAGNFETVIKDALEQAACGATMLDVNAGVTAVDPNATEPALLVQTLEIVQGLVDLPLSIDSSVTAAIEAALKVAKGRPLVNSVTGEEEKLEAILPLIKKYNVPVVAISNDETGISMDPDVRFAVAKKIVQRCADFGIPAHDVVVDPLVMPIGALGDAGRQVFALLRRLREELKVNTTCGLSNISFGLPHRHGINAAFIPMVIGAGMTSAIMNPVRPQEMEAVRGANVLNGTDENCTNWIRTYKDYKPAEGGHAVAAPTAVNAPGEGSGNGGRRRGGREARMGRG, encoded by the coding sequence ATGACCCGGACCATCGTTGCCTCGGCGACACGAGAAATCATCATCGGCTTCGACCAGCCCTTCTGCGTGATTGGCGAGCGCATCAACCCGACCGGCCGCAAAAAGCTCGCCGCCGAGATGGTGGCCGGCAATTTCGAGACCGTCATCAAGGACGCGCTGGAGCAGGCCGCCTGCGGCGCCACCATGCTCGACGTCAATGCCGGCGTCACCGCGGTCGACCCCAACGCCACCGAGCCGGCGCTGCTGGTGCAGACGCTGGAGATCGTCCAGGGTCTCGTCGACCTGCCGCTGTCGATCGACAGCTCGGTCACCGCCGCGATCGAGGCAGCACTCAAGGTCGCCAAGGGCCGCCCGCTGGTCAATTCCGTCACCGGCGAGGAAGAAAAGCTCGAAGCCATCCTGCCGCTGATCAAGAAATACAATGTTCCCGTCGTCGCCATCTCCAATGACGAGACCGGTATTTCGATGGATCCGGACGTGCGCTTCGCCGTCGCCAAGAAGATCGTGCAGCGCTGCGCCGATTTCGGCATTCCCGCCCATGATGTCGTCGTCGACCCGCTGGTCATGCCGATCGGCGCGCTGGGTGACGCCGGCCGCCAGGTCTTCGCGCTGCTGCGTCGGCTCCGCGAAGAGCTCAAGGTCAACACCACCTGCGGCCTGTCCAACATTTCCTTCGGCCTGCCGCATCGCCATGGCATCAACGCCGCCTTCATCCCGATGGTGATCGGCGCCGGCATGACCTCGGCGATCATGAACCCGGTGCGGCCGCAGGAAATGGAAGCCGTGCGCGGCGCCAATGTGCTCAACGGCACCGACGAGAACTGCACCAACTGGATCAGGACCTACAAGGACTACAAGCCGGCCGAAGGCGGCCATGCGGTTGCGGCACCGACGGCGGTCAACGCCCCCGGCGAGGGCAGCGGCAATGGCGGTCGCCGCCGCGGCGGCCGTGAAGCCCGCATGGGCCGGGGATAA
- a CDS encoding methylenetetrahydrofolate reductase: protein MSARQRDENPAGIHLPLDPLPGHSSRGRLERVLRRGEFAVTTELNPPDSADPEDVYNRAKIFDGWVDAINAVDASGANCHMSSVGICALLTRMGYAPIMQIACRDKNRIAIQGDVLGGAAMGVANMLCLTGDGVQAGDQPGAKPVFDLDSMSLLETCRIMRDNGKFLSGRKLTTPPQIFLGAAVNPFAPPFDFRPIHLGKKIAAGAQFVQTQYCFDVPMFRTFMQKARDLGHTEKVFILCGVGPLASAKTAKWIRSNVPGIHIPDAIIKRLEGAQDQKKEGKQLCIDIINEVKEIPGISGIHVMAYRQEEYVAEIVDESGVLKGRQPWKREIRRDDQMVADRLDHILHDEITETQVDMVKTAH from the coding sequence ATGAGCGCCCGTCAGCGTGACGAGAACCCGGCCGGCATTCACCTGCCGCTCGATCCCTTGCCCGGCCATTCGTCCCGCGGCCGGCTGGAGCGTGTGCTGCGGCGCGGTGAATTCGCCGTGACGACCGAACTCAATCCTCCCGACAGCGCCGATCCCGAGGACGTCTACAACAGGGCCAAGATCTTCGACGGCTGGGTCGACGCCATCAACGCCGTCGATGCCTCCGGCGCCAACTGCCACATGTCCTCGGTCGGCATCTGCGCGCTTTTGACCCGCATGGGCTATGCCCCGATCATGCAGATCGCCTGCCGCGACAAGAATCGCATCGCCATCCAGGGCGACGTGCTGGGTGGGGCTGCCATGGGTGTCGCCAACATGCTGTGCCTGACGGGCGACGGCGTCCAGGCCGGCGACCAACCCGGCGCCAAGCCGGTGTTCGATCTCGATTCCATGTCGCTGCTCGAAACCTGCCGCATCATGCGCGACAACGGCAAGTTCCTGTCCGGCCGCAAGCTGACGACGCCGCCGCAGATTTTCCTTGGCGCCGCGGTCAATCCGTTCGCGCCGCCCTTCGACTTCCGCCCGATCCACCTCGGCAAGAAGATCGCCGCCGGCGCGCAGTTCGTGCAGACGCAATATTGTTTCGACGTGCCGATGTTCAGGACCTTCATGCAGAAGGCGCGCGATCTCGGCCACACCGAAAAGGTCTTCATCCTGTGCGGCGTCGGCCCGCTCGCCTCCGCCAAGACCGCCAAGTGGATCCGCTCCAACGTGCCGGGCATCCACATCCCGGACGCCATCATCAAGCGGCTGGAAGGCGCGCAGGATCAGAAGAAGGAAGGCAAGCAGCTCTGCATCGACATCATCAACGAGGTGAAGGAAATCCCCGGCATCTCGGGCATCCATGTGATGGCCTACCGCCAGGAGGAATATGTCGCCGAGATCGTCGATGAATCGGGTGTGCTCAAAGGCCGTCAGCCCTGGAAGCGCGAAATCCGTCGCGACGACCAGATGGTTGCCGACCGGCTCGACCACATCCTGCACGACGAGATTACCGAAACCCAGGTGGACATGGTGAAGACCGCGCATTGA
- a CDS encoding methylenetetrahydrofolate reductase C-terminal domain-containing protein has translation MSETTPVKNDGPTVTQATLMKKAAPKSDYKPADVSPQRRVQRSFAVRLWSIRHSRLLEWFYSRFADMFLLLHPLWKGIGYGRVETPIKFVEKRVKGFMFDCRMCGQCILSSTGMSCPMNCPKQLRNGPCGGVRANGNCEVEPDMPCVWVKAWEGSQNMVNSDKILTVQKPVDQSLRETSAWLRVTAQAAAAREAAAAPKTGAAA, from the coding sequence ATGTCTGAGACCACTCCTGTCAAAAACGATGGGCCGACGGTTACCCAGGCCACGCTGATGAAGAAGGCAGCGCCGAAATCGGACTACAAACCCGCCGACGTGTCGCCGCAGCGGCGCGTGCAGCGCTCCTTCGCGGTGAGATTGTGGTCGATCCGGCATTCGCGCCTGCTCGAATGGTTCTATTCCCGTTTCGCCGACATGTTCCTGCTCCTCCATCCCCTGTGGAAGGGCATCGGCTACGGCCGCGTCGAGACCCCGATCAAATTCGTCGAGAAGCGCGTCAAGGGTTTCATGTTCGACTGCCGCATGTGCGGCCAGTGCATCCTGTCCTCGACCGGGATGTCATGCCCGATGAATTGCCCCAAGCAGCTGCGCAACGGCCCTTGCGGCGGTGTGCGCGCCAACGGCAATTGCGAGGTCGAGCCCGATATGCCCTGCGTCTGGGTCAAGGCCTGGGAAGGTTCGCAGAACATGGTCAACTCCGACAAGATCCTGACCGTACAGAAGCCGGTCGACCAGTCGCTGCGCGAAACTTCGGCCTGGCTGCGGGTCACCGCGCAAGCGGCGGCAGCCCGTGAAGCCGCGGCTGCCCCAAAGACCGGAGCCGCCGCATGA
- a CDS encoding virulence factor — protein sequence MADLIVVYWRDIPAQVIVKKGRQNAKRELPLRFTEAIDMCAMRTGAGGTDDYLAEWRKADPVPVGDDLEAEVEKAFQDLDTKYDRERLVALVKAGGKENV from the coding sequence ATGGCCGATCTTATCGTCGTCTACTGGCGCGACATTCCTGCCCAGGTCATCGTCAAGAAGGGTCGGCAGAATGCCAAGCGCGAACTGCCGCTGCGCTTCACCGAGGCCATCGACATGTGCGCCATGCGCACCGGCGCCGGCGGCACCGACGACTATCTGGCCGAATGGCGCAAGGCCGATCCCGTTCCGGTCGGCGACGATCTCGAAGCCGAGGTCGAGAAGGCTTTCCAGGACCTCGACACGAAATATGACCGCGAGCGGCTGGTCGCTCTGGTCAAGGCGGGCGGCAAAGAAAATGTCTGA
- a CDS encoding formyl transferase — MSSPVGTSAPIVVVTGGGQHVWAMINAIADRVGPVSVILETPESKKQLLRGRARRQGWVSAMGQLGTMVLSRLGKRLLAGHGARLIAEEKLEVEPRPGQEIIQVASANGPECLQAIQKIQPGVVLLNGCRLISAEMLRKMPCPVLNYHAGITPKYRGMNGGYWALVSGDAQNFGTTVHLVDAGVDTGGILKQARGRPKKGDTISTHALRQTAFSLDICIEAVSDALAGKLTTFDPGLPSKQWYHPTIWFYVWTGLRTGIW, encoded by the coding sequence ATGTCTTCACCGGTTGGAACCAGCGCGCCGATCGTCGTCGTGACCGGCGGCGGCCAGCATGTCTGGGCCATGATCAACGCAATCGCCGATCGCGTTGGTCCTGTCAGCGTCATCCTCGAAACCCCTGAATCCAAAAAGCAATTGCTGCGTGGCCGAGCCCGCCGCCAGGGCTGGGTCTCTGCCATGGGCCAGCTTGGCACGATGGTGCTGAGCCGGTTGGGCAAGCGGCTCCTGGCAGGTCATGGCGCGCGATTGATCGCCGAGGAGAAACTGGAGGTTGAGCCGCGACCCGGCCAGGAGATCATCCAGGTGGCCTCGGCCAATGGGCCTGAGTGCCTGCAGGCGATCCAGAAGATCCAGCCAGGCGTCGTCCTGCTCAACGGTTGTCGGCTGATCTCGGCCGAGATGCTGCGCAAAATGCCCTGTCCGGTGCTCAACTACCATGCGGGCATCACGCCGAAATATCGCGGCATGAATGGCGGCTATTGGGCCCTGGTATCAGGTGATGCGCAGAATTTCGGCACGACTGTCCATCTCGTCGACGCTGGCGTCGACACTGGCGGCATCCTGAAGCAGGCGCGCGGCAGACCGAAAAAAGGCGACACCATCTCAACTCACGCGCTGCGCCAGACGGCATTCTCGCTCGACATCTGCATCGAGGCCGTCAGCGATGCGCTGGCCGGAAAACTCACGACCTTTGATCCGGGCCTGCCTTCGAAACAGTGGTATCATCCGACGATCTGGTTCTACGTCTGGACCGGCCTCAGAACCGGAATCTGGTAG
- a CDS encoding DUF4893 domain-containing protein, which translates to MILRPLFAAIGLLCCTLPALADGQVQKLITPADKVRLDKYGETRKAALAEAKAGSPAEVKQLDALLAKPLVSFSDKDLTGNWKCRTIKAGGLSPLVIYGWFKCKVTDDGSGWRLEKISGSQRTQGRFFDDGEKRAIYLGSGSVNNDRAKPYGSGPQTDQVGYAFRTGAGEWRIELPAPYYESKLDIIEFKR; encoded by the coding sequence ATGATCCTTCGCCCGCTTTTCGCCGCCATCGGCCTGCTCTGCTGCACCCTGCCTGCCCTCGCCGATGGCCAGGTGCAGAAGCTGATCACGCCTGCCGACAAGGTTCGCCTCGACAAATATGGCGAGACGCGCAAGGCGGCACTCGCCGAGGCGAAAGCGGGCAGCCCGGCCGAGGTCAAGCAGCTCGATGCCTTGCTGGCCAAGCCGCTGGTGTCGTTCTCCGACAAGGACCTGACCGGCAACTGGAAGTGCCGCACCATCAAGGCGGGCGGTTTGAGCCCGCTCGTCATCTATGGCTGGTTCAAGTGCAAGGTGACCGACGATGGTTCCGGCTGGCGGCTTGAAAAGATCAGCGGCTCACAGCGAACCCAGGGCCGTTTTTTCGACGATGGCGAGAAGCGCGCCATCTATCTCGGCTCCGGCTCCGTCAACAACGACCGCGCAAAACCTTATGGCAGCGGTCCGCAGACCGACCAGGTCGGCTATGCCTTCCGCACCGGTGCCGGCGAATGGCGCATCGAACTTCCCGCCCCCTACTACGAATCGAAACTCGACATCATCGAGTTCAAGCGTTGA
- a CDS encoding NAD-dependent epimerase/dehydratase family protein, with product MRILLTGSSGWLGSALAPRLRALGHEVIGLDPVPSVETQVIGSIADRDLVMRSVGDAGIEAIIHSGALHKPNIENRTNSDFVATNVQGTLNLLDAAVASGVQRFVFTSTTSLMISQAIRDGFKGGARTAAWLTEAMSPEPRNIYGVTKLSAEHLCRLYHLQHGLPVVVLRTARFFPEADDMAHAIEQSDANTKANELLFRRLTVEDAAEAHVAALEKAPQLGFDIFIVCAPTPFRPADCDALIRDAPSVVAHYFPDFAALYAQKGWTMFSSIDRVYDASRARDRLGFVCKTSFADVLAAMRAEEAAA from the coding sequence ATGAGAATCTTGCTCACGGGATCGTCGGGTTGGCTGGGCAGCGCGCTGGCGCCGCGCCTGCGCGCGCTCGGCCATGAGGTGATCGGCCTCGACCCGGTTCCTTCTGTGGAAACGCAGGTGATCGGTTCGATCGCCGATCGCGATCTGGTGATGCGGTCGGTCGGGGATGCTGGAATCGAAGCCATCATTCACAGCGGCGCGCTGCACAAGCCGAATATAGAGAACCGCACGAACAGCGATTTCGTCGCCACTAATGTGCAAGGCACGCTGAACCTTCTCGACGCCGCGGTGGCGAGCGGCGTGCAGCGCTTCGTCTTCACCTCGACCACATCGCTGATGATCTCGCAGGCGATACGCGACGGCTTCAAGGGCGGCGCGCGCACGGCCGCCTGGCTGACCGAGGCGATGTCGCCCGAACCGCGCAACATCTATGGCGTGACCAAGCTTTCGGCCGAACATCTCTGCCGCCTCTACCATCTGCAGCATGGCCTGCCGGTGGTCGTGCTGCGCACGGCCCGCTTCTTTCCCGAAGCCGACGACATGGCGCATGCGATCGAGCAGTCCGATGCCAACACCAAGGCGAACGAATTGCTGTTCCGCCGGCTGACCGTGGAAGATGCGGCGGAGGCTCATGTCGCCGCGTTGGAGAAGGCGCCGCAGCTGGGCTTTGACATCTTTATCGTCTGCGCGCCGACGCCGTTTCGGCCCGCCGACTGCGACGCGCTGATCAGGGACGCGCCATCGGTGGTCGCGCACTATTTCCCGGATTTTGCGGCGCTCTACGCGCAAAAAGGCTGGACGATGTTTTCTTCCATCGACCGCGTCTATGACGCATCGCGGGCCAGAGACAGGCTGGGCTTTGTTTGCAAGACGAGCTTTGCCGATGTGCTGGCGGCGATGAGGGCGGAGGAGGCGGCCGCCTAA
- a CDS encoding DUF1638 domain-containing protein: MVKTQKTKPNQTDRLLVIACGMIAREVLAVKEQLGLTHLELTCLPAEFHFYPDRIAPAMDKAIEKAKAEGYEHIFVGYADCGTGGLLDRVLEKHGVERMAGPHCFAFYQGMEAYAKVADDDMMSFYMTDFLCRQFDAFFMKPLGLDKHPELIKDYFGNYEKLVYLAQTDDPELDKVAEKAAALLGLAYERRPTGYGDLTAEMARAAKVA, translated from the coding sequence TTGGTCAAGACGCAAAAAACGAAACCGAATCAAACCGACAGGCTGCTTGTCATCGCCTGCGGGATGATTGCGCGCGAGGTATTGGCCGTCAAGGAACAGCTCGGGCTCACTCATCTGGAACTCACCTGCCTGCCGGCGGAGTTTCATTTTTATCCCGACCGCATTGCGCCCGCCATGGACAAGGCGATCGAGAAGGCCAAGGCGGAGGGATACGAGCACATCTTTGTTGGCTATGCCGATTGCGGCACCGGCGGCCTGCTCGACCGCGTCCTGGAGAAGCATGGCGTCGAGCGCATGGCCGGCCCGCATTGCTTCGCTTTCTACCAGGGCATGGAGGCCTATGCGAAGGTCGCCGACGACGACATGATGTCCTTCTACATGACGGATTTCCTATGCCGCCAGTTCGATGCCTTCTTCATGAAGCCGCTCGGCCTCGACAAGCACCCGGAGCTGATCAAGGACTATTTCGGCAATTACGAGAAGCTGGTCTATCTCGCCCAGACCGACGATCCGGAGCTCGACAAGGTCGCGGAAAAGGCGGCCGCCCTGCTCGGCCTCGCCTATGAGCGCCGCCCGACCGGCTATGGCGACCTGACGGCGGAGATGGCGCGAGCAGCGAAGGTCGCCTGA
- a CDS encoding EncA/B family entericidin encodes MKLLRVAPMAILACALALTACANTIRGVGKDVKSTARAVKDTVAN; translated from the coding sequence ATGAAACTGCTACGCGTCGCGCCGATGGCCATCCTTGCCTGCGCACTTGCACTCACGGCCTGCGCCAACACCATTCGGGGTGTCGGCAAGGATGTCAAATCGACGGCGAGGGCGGTCAAAGACACTGTCGCCAACTGA
- a CDS encoding corrinoid protein, protein MSDDEIILSELSDDELVQQMHDDLYDGLKEEIEEGTRILLERGWAPYKVLTEALVEGMRIVGEDFRDGILFVPEVLLSANAMKAGMFILRPLLAATGAPKQGKMVIGTVKGDIHDIGKNLVGMMMEGAGFDVIDLGINNAVEKYLDAIEQHQPDIIGMSALLTTTMPYMKVVIDTMKEKGIRDDYVVLVGGAPLNEEFGKAVGADAYCRDAAVAVETAKDFMKRKHNVRASA, encoded by the coding sequence ATGTCCGACGACGAGATCATCCTTTCTGAACTTTCCGACGATGAGTTGGTGCAGCAAATGCACGACGATCTCTATGACGGGTTGAAGGAAGAGATCGAGGAAGGCACGCGCATCCTGCTCGAGCGCGGCTGGGCGCCCTACAAGGTTCTGACCGAGGCGCTGGTCGAGGGCATGCGCATCGTCGGCGAGGATTTTCGCGACGGCATCCTGTTCGTTCCCGAAGTGCTGCTGTCCGCCAACGCCATGAAGGCCGGCATGTTCATTCTGCGCCCGCTGCTCGCCGCCACCGGCGCGCCCAAGCAGGGCAAGATGGTCATCGGCACCGTCAAGGGCGACATCCACGACATCGGCAAGAACCTGGTCGGCATGATGATGGAAGGTGCCGGCTTCGACGTCATCGACCTCGGCATCAACAATGCGGTCGAAAAATATCTCGATGCGATCGAGCAGCATCAGCCCGACATCATCGGTATGTCGGCGCTTTTGACCACGACCATGCCCTACATGAAGGTCGTCATCGACACGATGAAGGAAAAGGGCATCCGCGACGATTATGTCGTGCTGGTCGGCGGTGCGCCGCTCAACGAGGAATTCGGCAAGGCCGTAGGCGCCGACGCCTATTGCCGCGATGCCGCGGTGGCGGTCGAGACCGCCAAGGACTTCATGAAGCGCAAGCACAATGTCCGCGCTTCGGCCTGA
- a CDS encoding trimethylamine methyltransferase family protein: protein MSEHAAVDQEASNARRGRGASGGAAARRAARSGGGPGTQLTYIKRKINIYEVLDEEGLALIEKNTDTVLEEIGIIFRDDAEALQLWKEAGADVKGERVHFPKGLCRSLLKTAPSVYTQHARNSERSVQIGGNATVFAPVYGPPFVRDLNGVRRYATIEDFQNFVKLAYMAPSIHHSGGTVCEPVDVPVNKRHLDMIYSHIKYSDKPFMGSVTAPERAEDTVAMAKLVFGDDFVENNTVLTSLINANSPMVFDETMLGALKVYSRHNQACIVTPFILAGAMSPVTVAGTLTQVLAEVLAGASFTQLIRPGAPVLFGTFASSISMQSGAPTFGTPEPSLVSYGAAQLARRLGLPFRTGGSLCASKVPDAQAAYESANTLNSTILAGTNFVLHSAGWLEGGLASCYEKFMMDIDQLGMQQKFAEGVDLSENGQAMDAIRQVGPGSHYLGCDHTQANFQTAFYRSSIADNNSYEQWLAEGEKTAPQRANELARRWLESYEAPHLDPSIDEALKEFIAKKKGSMPDAFT, encoded by the coding sequence ATGAGCGAACACGCGGCAGTCGACCAGGAAGCGTCAAACGCGCGGCGTGGGCGCGGTGCGAGCGGCGGAGCGGCGGCCAGGCGCGCCGCGCGTTCCGGCGGCGGACCAGGCACCCAGCTCACCTACATCAAGCGCAAGATCAACATCTATGAGGTGCTCGACGAGGAAGGGCTCGCCCTGATCGAGAAGAACACCGATACGGTGCTGGAAGAGATCGGCATCATCTTTCGCGATGACGCCGAAGCGCTGCAGCTGTGGAAAGAGGCCGGAGCCGACGTCAAGGGCGAGCGCGTGCATTTCCCCAAGGGGCTTTGCCGTTCGCTGCTGAAGACCGCACCGTCCGTCTATACCCAGCACGCCCGTAATTCCGAGCGCTCGGTGCAGATCGGCGGCAACGCCACCGTCTTCGCGCCGGTCTACGGCCCGCCCTTCGTGCGCGACCTCAACGGCGTCAGGCGCTATGCCACTATCGAGGATTTCCAGAATTTCGTGAAGCTCGCCTATATGGCGCCTTCGATCCACCATTCGGGCGGCACGGTGTGCGAGCCGGTCGACGTGCCGGTCAACAAGCGCCACCTCGACATGATCTACTCGCACATAAAATATTCGGACAAGCCGTTCATGGGCTCGGTGACGGCGCCGGAGCGCGCCGAGGACACGGTGGCGATGGCGAAGCTCGTCTTCGGCGACGACTTCGTCGAGAACAATACGGTGCTGACCAGCCTGATCAACGCCAACTCGCCGATGGTGTTCGACGAGACCATGCTCGGCGCCCTGAAAGTCTATTCGCGCCACAACCAGGCCTGCATCGTCACGCCGTTCATCCTTGCCGGCGCGATGAGCCCGGTGACGGTCGCCGGCACGCTGACCCAGGTTCTGGCCGAGGTGCTGGCCGGCGCATCGTTTACGCAGCTGATCCGCCCGGGCGCGCCGGTGCTGTTCGGCACCTTCGCCTCGTCGATCTCGATGCAGTCGGGCGCGCCGACCTTCGGCACGCCGGAACCGTCGCTGGTGTCCTATGGCGCGGCCCAGCTGGCGCGCCGTCTCGGCCTCCCGTTCCGCACCGGCGGTTCGCTCTGCGCCTCCAAGGTTCCGGATGCGCAGGCCGCCTATGAGAGCGCCAACACGCTGAACTCGACGATCCTTGCCGGCACCAACTTCGTCCTCCACTCGGCCGGCTGGCTCGAGGGCGGGCTGGCGTCCTGCTATGAAAAATTCATGATGGACATCGACCAGCTCGGCATGCAGCAGAAATTCGCCGAAGGCGTCGACCTGTCGGAGAACGGCCAGGCGATGGATGCCATCCGCCAGGTCGGCCCAGGCAGCCACTATCTCGGCTGCGACCACACCCAGGCCAATTTCCAGACCGCGTTCTATCGCTCCAGCATCGCCGACAACAATTCCTACGAGCAGTGGCTGGCCGAAGGCGAGAAGACCGCGCCGCAGCGCGCCAACGAGCTCGCCCGCCGCTGGCTGGAAAGCTACGAAGCGCCGCATCTCGATCCGAGCATCGACGAAGCGCTGAAGGAGTTCATCGCCAAGAAGAAGGGGTCGATGCCCGACGCCTTCACTTGA